The genomic interval ACGTCCATGTCGATCAGCGAGTGGCGGCTGAGCTGATCCAGCATGTGATCGAAAAAGCCGATGCCCGTCGCCATTGTGTGCGCACCGGTGCCATCGAGGTTGATCGAGACATTGATCTCGGTCTCGTTGGTCTTGCGGGCAATGGTGGCGGTACGCATGGCAAAGGTCTCCGACGTTCGGGGCTGCGTAGCAGATAGACACGATGGCGTGAAGATTGCGTTGCTGCCGCTTCACCTCGCCCCTCAGGGGAGAGGTCGGCGCGCAGCGCCGGGTGAGGGGTGCGATGTTGGTACATCGCGTGATGCTTCAACATCGCACCCCTCACCCTAACCCTCTCCCCTGAGGGGCGAGGGGACGCAGACTGATGGATCAGTTGCCACGCATTGCAATCGGGGCTGCGTGTCCTAAATATCACTCAACAGTTCTGGAGTACCTCCCTATGAGTGATAGCAATTTCCCCGGGTGGCACGGGACGACGATCGTCTCCGTGCGCAAGGGCAACAAGGTTGTGGTGGCTGGCGATGGCCAGGTGTCCATGGGCCCCACCGTGATGAAGCATACCGCCAAAAAGGTTCGGCGCCTGGCTGGTGGCAAGGTGATCGGCGGCTTTGCCGGTTCGACCGCCGATGCGTTTACGCTGTTCGAGCGGCTCGAAGCCAAGCTTGAGCAATATCCCGACCAGCTGATGCGCGCTGCCGTCGAACTCGCCAAGGACTGGCGCACCGACCGCTATCTGCGCAAGCTCGAAGCCATGATGATCGTGGCCGACAAGACCGATACGCTGGTTCTGACCGGCACCGGCGACGTGCTGACCCCTGACCACGGCGTCATCGCCATCGGCTCGGGCGGCAATTATGCGCACTCCGCGGCGCTGGCCCTGCATCAGGCGACCGAACTCGACGCCGAGGATATCGCGCGCCGCGCCATGAAGATCGCCGAAGAAATCTGCGTCTACACCAATGGCAATGTCACGCTCGAAACCATCGAGCTCGGCTAATTACTGGCGCTGGCCCGTCTGGGCGGCGCGCATGGGTCGGCTCCTGAGCGGCCCGGAAAGTGACGAACAATGACCGAAACCAATTTTTCCCCGCGCGAGATCGTTTCCGAACTCGACCGCAATATTGTCGGCCAGCACGATGCCAAGCGCGCCGTCGCCGTGGCGCTGCGCAATCGCTGGCGCCGCCAGCAGCTTGGCCCCGAAATGCGTCGGGAAGTGACGCCCAAGAACATCTTGATGATCGGGCCCACCGGCGTCGGCAAGACCGAAATCGCCCGCCGTCTGGCGCGTCTGGCGCAGGCCCCGTTCATCAAGGTGGAAGCGACCAAGTTTACCGAAGTGGGCTATGTCGGCCGCGACGTCGAACAGATCATTCGTGACCTGGTTGAAGCCGGCATCGCCGTGCTGCGCGACAAGCGCCGCGCCGATGTGCAGGCGCAGGCACATGCCAATGCCGAAAACCGCGTGCTCGACGCGCTGGTCGGCACCTCGGCGACGCCATCGACGCGTGACAGCTTCCGCAAAAAGCTGCGCAATAACGAGATCGATGACAACGAAATCGAGATCGAAATGACGCCGTCGACCAATACCGGCGGCTTTGAAATCCCCGGCATGCCCAATGGCGGCATCGGCATGATCAACCTTTCCGACATGTTCAAGTCCGCGATGGGCGGCCGTGGCGTCAAGCGCAAGATCAAGGTCAAGGATGCCTATGAGCCGCTGATCGCCGAAGAGGCCGACAAGCTGCTCGATCAGGAGCAGCTCAAGACCGAAGCCATCGAGCTGGTGGAAAACCACGGCATCGTCTTCATCGACGAAATCGACAAGGTCGCCCATCGCGAAGGCGGGGCATCAGGCGGTCCATCACGCGAAGGCGTGCAGCGTGATTTGCTGCCACTGATCGAAGGCACCACGGTTTCGACCAAGTATGGTCCGGTAAAAACCGACCACATCCTGTTCATCGCCTCGGGCGCCTTCCATGTCAGCAAGCCAAGCGACCTGCTGCCCGAACTCCAGGGCCGCCTGCCGATCCGCGTCGAGCTCAAGGCCCTGACGCGCGAGGATTTCATCCGCATCCTGAACGACACCGAGGCGAGCCTGATCAAGCAGTATGTGGCG from Devosia sp. 2618 carries:
- the hslV gene encoding ATP-dependent protease subunit HslV, translated to MSDSNFPGWHGTTIVSVRKGNKVVVAGDGQVSMGPTVMKHTAKKVRRLAGGKVIGGFAGSTADAFTLFERLEAKLEQYPDQLMRAAVELAKDWRTDRYLRKLEAMMIVADKTDTLVLTGTGDVLTPDHGVIAIGSGGNYAHSAALALHQATELDAEDIARRAMKIAEEICVYTNGNVTLETIELG
- the hslU gene encoding ATP-dependent protease ATPase subunit HslU; this translates as MTETNFSPREIVSELDRNIVGQHDAKRAVAVALRNRWRRQQLGPEMRREVTPKNILMIGPTGVGKTEIARRLARLAQAPFIKVEATKFTEVGYVGRDVEQIIRDLVEAGIAVLRDKRRADVQAQAHANAENRVLDALVGTSATPSTRDSFRKKLRNNEIDDNEIEIEMTPSTNTGGFEIPGMPNGGIGMINLSDMFKSAMGGRGVKRKIKVKDAYEPLIAEEADKLLDQEQLKTEAIELVENHGIVFIDEIDKVAHREGGASGGPSREGVQRDLLPLIEGTTVSTKYGPVKTDHILFIASGAFHVSKPSDLLPELQGRLPIRVELKALTREDFIRILNDTEASLIKQYVALMSTEGVTLDFTQDAIEAIADAAVKVNNSVENIGARRLQTVMERLVEDISFEAPDKQGQTIEINAAFVAEKVGVLAQDTDLSKFVL